CAGGAAGTAATTTAAGTGTCTTAAGTCCATGTAATACTATTTGGGTATTAGTGTGTGACAAAAATAGTATTTTAGGTATTAAAAGCTAAGAGTAATTTTGTATGAATTCATTCAGAAACATGAAAACAATATTATCTGTCTTTTTATTTATCTATTCCTTTCATATGATGGCACAGACCAAAGAAAACCAAATTAATACACTGCCTTTTAGTAAAGTGAAACCAGCTGCTGATTTCCTTTTTATATCCGGGCAGGTTGGTTCCGATAGCTTAACCGGAAAATTAGTAACCAGTAGTTTTGAGGCTGAATCACATCAGGTTATGAAAAATATTGGACATTTACTCAAAGCACAGGGGCTGGAGTTTAGTGATTTGGTCAATGTAACTATTTACCTGAAAAATATGGATAATTATCAAATGGCTAATCAAGTATACAGAACCTATTTTAAAGATGATTTTCCGGCGAGAGTCTGTATTGCGGTTCTTGATCTTCCGGCAAAAGCAAACATTGAAATTGCTGCTACAGCATTGAAACGCCTAAATACTACCACAGTGAATAAACAAATTATAAAGAGCTTTTTAGAAGAGATCCGCTCGGGTAAAAATCCGGATAATGCATATTCATATATGGCTGATAAGATATTGGCACATCAGATGAATGCAGAAGAAGAGACAACAGTTCAAAGAACACCTCAGAATTATACAGAACACATCAGAGAATTCTTGTCTTTATATGGCAGGTTCAAATTAGAAGTCACAGAAATAATTGCAGAAGATGATAGAGTTTATGTGCGATGGAAGCAGACTGGAAAACATCTGGGAACGATTGACGGGCATCAGGCTACGGGGAAACAATTAGTAGAAATTGCCAGTGCAGTTTACAGATTGGAAAAAGGAAAAATTACGGAGTACTGGATTCAGATAGACCGTCTGGGATTGGAAAAGCAACTCAAATAAAGACTGTAACTATTACAGCATTAAAAAACTAATAAAGGGAACCTTCTTTGGATTCCCTTTATTAGTCTTACTGATTAAAGTAATTATAGTTTCTGATCAGACCATCGTAATCACGATCCAGGTCATCAATGTCGGTTTTGGTTAGTTTGCCACTGGTTCCGGCATCCCGCAGTGTCTTCTTAGTGCGCAGTAAAAGATCGTGGAAACTCTCATAAAACCGCTTATATTGACCATCTTTATTT
This portion of the Pedobacter lusitanus genome encodes:
- a CDS encoding Rid family hydrolase, whose product is MKTILSVFLFIYSFHMMAQTKENQINTLPFSKVKPAADFLFISGQVGSDSLTGKLVTSSFEAESHQVMKNIGHLLKAQGLEFSDLVNVTIYLKNMDNYQMANQVYRTYFKDDFPARVCIAVLDLPAKANIEIAATALKRLNTTTVNKQIIKSFLEEIRSGKNPDNAYSYMADKILAHQMNAEEETTVQRTPQNYTEHIREFLSLYGRFKLEVTEIIAEDDRVYVRWKQTGKHLGTIDGHQATGKQLVEIASAVYRLEKGKITEYWIQIDRLGLEKQLK